From Tamandua tetradactyla isolate mTamTet1 chromosome 26, mTamTet1.pri, whole genome shotgun sequence, a single genomic window includes:
- the HAND2 gene encoding heart- and neural crest derivatives-expressed protein 2 has translation MSLVGGFPHHPVVHHEGYPFAAAAAAAAAAAASRCSHEENPYFHGWLIGHPEMSPPDYSMALSYSPEYASGAAGLDHSHYGGVPPGAGPPGLGGPRPVKRRGTANRKERRRTQSINSAFAELRECIPNVPADTKLSKIKTLRLATSYIAYLMDLLAKDDQNGEAEAFKAEIKKTDVKEEKRKKELNEILKSTVSSSDKKTKGRTGWPQHVWALELKQ, from the exons ATGAGTCTGGTCGGGGGCTTCCCGCACCACCCGGTGGTGCACCATGAGGGCTATCCgttcgccgccgccgccgccgccgcggccgccgccgccgccagccgctgcagccacGAGGAGAACCCTTACTTCCACGGCTGGCTCATCGGCCACCCCGAGATGTCGCCCCCCGACTACAGCATGGCCCTGTCCTACAGCCCGGAGTACGCCAGCGGCGCGGCGGGCTTGGACCACTCCCATTACGGGGGGGTGCCGCCGGGCGCCGGGCCCCCGGGCCTGGGGGGGCCGCGCCCCGTGAAGCGCCGAGGCACCGCCAACCGCAAGGAGCGGCGCAGGACTCAGAGCATCAACAGCGCCTTCGCCGAGCTGCGCGAGTGCATCCCCAACGTGCCCGCCGACACCAAACTCTCCAAGATCAAGACGCTGCGCCTGGCCACCAGCTACATCGCCTACCTCATGGACCTGCTGGCCAAGGACGACCAGAACGGCGAGGCGGAGGCCTTCAAGgcggagatcaagaagacagacgtgaaggaggagaagaggaagaaagagctg AACGAAATCTTGAAAAGCACAGTGAGCAGCAGCGACAAGAAAACCAAAGGCCGGACGGGCTGGCCGCAGCACGTCTGGGCTCTGGAGCTGAAgcagtga